GTCAAGGGTTCTGATGAGGACAAACCATTACAACTGTAGACACTCTAAATGCATGAGACAAACTGTAAAGTAAAATTTTGTGGGAAAGAAGCTTAGTGTTCATACCTATGAGATGTGCCATTGTTGTACAGTGTTCCAGAGTCTGCTGtgcataagaaaaggaaaagtgaactAAAGTCAGTCTTGCACTTGCACAACACATTTCAACCAGATATGTTGAACCTTATGCACAAAGAGCAATTCTCAATGTTTTTTAGACAAGATGCATTATCAAATTACCATGCTTCATCTATTGCTGTAAGAGAAGTTAGTGGTTATGACACTGGTGAGGAGGCAGTGGTAGGGAGCCCCACCAACCCTGCCTTGGCTTACCCTCCTATCCATTGAGTTCCCCACACTGCTGCACTTCTTAACACATACCTAACATTACTACCTTTGCATAAGtatatttcattatgttttttacATGCTTGTGATACAAGGACAATGAGCTTTAGAGACCTGTTCTTCTTTATTAGCTAATTTTTCACTTGGTCAGTGTCTGAGGTTTGACAGCTTCACCCCAGGTCCCAGTGAGGAGTCCAGCTGCTTGATGCACTGCTTTGCCAACACCAGACAGGCTGACATCCAACACCTCTACATCTCTGTTTGGATTGTTTATTTTGGGCTAGATTTCTGAATTAACTTTTCTTGATGGCTACTAGATATGTCATCTAAAGTCTTCTTTCATTAAGTATTGTACATATCTCTATAACTTTTTTTGATTTAGcctttgtgtggtggtgttgagttaGATGGAGTTTTGCTGTAGTGGTTAAGGTGTGTGAAGCCCATGAATGATTGAcgtgtgtgctgtgttgtgccaTCACGCTCAGGACAGGATTGTTGCGTGCTGCCTGGAGAAGGGCATTGCTGTGTACTCGCCCCACACGGCATACGACACGCTGAAGGGAGGCGTCAACGACTGGTTGCTCAAAGCTTTTGGTGAGCTGAGAGACATTGGATACCTTCTTTTGCTTATCTCCCTTCATACATTAACAGTCTTTGTTCATCTGACATTTGAGGATTTGTGATACAGGTGAAGCTCAACTTTATAATATTCAATTTTAATTTCTCAAAGTTCAGGAGGAACAGTATGACGAGCGTAGGCACAaccatctttatttctatttccaacgtttcgacatttcaaGATGTCATCATCAGAGATCtatgataaataaacatacaataaagatacaataaaatcaaataaaatcaaGTAAAACAGTCTATAAAACATATAACCAGTGAGGGTCACACTATGAGAGGGACACAAACAAGTGAGTGTTAAGCAATATGTAGGGGAGACGCTGACAACATGTTATTTAGCTGGGGATTCATAAACTTAATAGACAAAGATTCCAGTGTGCGGAGGTTAAAACTATTACATGATGTTAAAATGTTAAAACTGTTTTTACATACTGGAGAGCCACAAACCTGTGGACGAGCATATGGGTCAGTCAAGCAGAACAGGTCTCCCATGTAAAACACTCTCTCACTCGTCAGTGAGGGAACACGCTCAGGTTTGTGGCTCTCCAGTATGTAAAAACAGTTTTAACATTTTAACATCATGTAATAGTTTTGACCTCCGCACACTGGAATCTTTGTCTATTAAGTTTATGAATCCCCAGCTAAATAACATGTTGTCAGCGTCTCCCCTACATATTGCTTAACACTCACTTGTTTGTGTCCCTCTCATAGTGTGACCCTCACTGGTTATATGTTTTATAGACTGTTTTACttgattttatttgattttattgtatctttattgtatgtttatttatcataGATCTCTGATGATGACATCttgaaatgtcgaaacgttggaaatagaaataaagatggtTGTGCCTACGCTCGTCATACTATTCCTCCTGACATTGAAGTTCCCTAGGAACACACCCATATCTGATGTTTCTCAAAGTTGTTAATGtagtaattttctttattctaattTACTCAATAGATATATGTGTTATACAGTTTACTGAAAGATATTGACAGTGGTTCTGAAATTTGACTGAATTTGAGTTGATAAATAGAGAATTAATTAGAGACCACAAACTTGATTTCAGAATGAACTTTTTACAATATCCTGCTTAACTAACTTTTGTTAAGGACTTTGACAAAAACCTTTATTGCAGATGTGGGTGAAGTGACTCCACTGCAGCAGAAGGATGTCCCGCTGCCACACAGCCACCAGGTGGAGGCAGCCCTGGAGTCTGATGCTGCTGTTCAGGACTTGATCCAGAGAGTCACTCAAGAGGTTGGGGAGCAAGTCACTGTTTTAAAGTAAGCATTGAAGTAGTGCTTATTTGCATCTCATTGTCTTGTCTCACTTACCATCTTGTGTCATTTTAGTTCACTGATGTTGATAGTGAAGGGAAAGCTCTTCATACTTGACCACTAAAGTTTGGTTCACTTTCAGGTATGGTACAAATTGCATGAAGGtcctttgtggagagagagatctgCCTGCCATTGTCAGTCTGACCAGTACAAATTCTGCTGCTCCAGCCAAACTTGTGGTCACTAAACTAGAAAAGGTAATGTGAAGTCAtgctctatgtgtgtgtgtgtgtgtgtgtgtgtgtgtgtgtgtgtgtgtgtgtttatttacctagttgtattgtacaggagaGCTATATTGGTGCTGTCCCGTCTTTGTATCTTTTAGTGTCTTAAAATAATGCATTATCTTTGCACACACCACTGCATTGTCCAGTTCATTCCATGTGTCCACTACCCTGTAGGGGAAGCTGTTCGTCTTGAAATTTTGTCTGTAATTTctattttttagtttctttccatgtcctccAGTATTCCTTGTATCCCTTCTAAGTAAATCTTCCTTATTAGTAGCCTCCGTGTTCCTCATGATTCTGTATGTGGTTATCAagtcgcctctttctcttctttactccagTGTGGGCAGGTCAAGTCTTgccagtctctcttcatatattAAGTCAGCAAGGGTTGTTCTTGCCCTTTgtattttttcaatcttttttgtACTGAgtgaccacagtactgctgcatactctAGTCTTGGTCTTATTAGGGtgactaatattttctttactatttcttcatctaaataagTGAATGCCATTGTAATGTTTCTCAAAAAGTTGTAGGTTTCTCTGACAGTTTTGCTAATTTGTGTATCTGCTGGTGACATGTCCTCTGTAATAAACACTCCTACGTCTTTTTCAACTTTTACCTCTTCAGTTTCCATTTCTCAGAGTTTATAGAATCCTGATACCCTGTTTGTGCTCTTTCCAATTTTAATTATACTGCACTTTTTGAGGTTTTAATTAATTTCCCATTTTGGTTCCATTTCTGGAGTTTATCAAGATTATGTTGTAATACTGTATTCTGctgtcattttcctcatttatttttcttaatagaaaatcatgtgtgtgtgtgtgtgatgttacagaagtagaaaaaaacaagatccAGTCATGGCtatgttattttagttttaGATGAAATATAGATAGTAGGGACTTTGTTAGTACCTGCTTGTGTTTTGCCAAAAAGCATGTCATGAAAGTGTCCCATTGAATTTCTGTGTCATTTGATTGATAGAATATTGAATGCTGTCTTGCCTGCTTGGTGAGTTGTGAGAGAAAGAATTGCAAGTTTGTTTATAATTGTTAAAGTTTATCTTTTTAATACTTTATGAGAATATTTATCATGGTGCAGGTGCCTTTAGTGGGGCACGGTGCAGGGCGGCGGGGCAGCCTGGCAGAGCCAATCACTGTACAGCAGGCCATCAGCCGGGTCAAGACTCACCTTGGCTTGCCTCACCTGCGAGTGGCCTTGGCTCACGGCTCGACTCTCGGTGAGTTCACTGCCTCATCTCGGTGACCAAATTTGTGGTATATTCAGAATCTTTGCTATTTGTTATCTGTCTTGCCAACATGGTCAGCCTTTGTAGGATACAAATTTAAATGAGATCAGTGATATAGAAAACCGTTACTAAGTAAAGTGTTTACATAACCCTCTTTTAGTCTTTCTGTACAAATGTTCATCTATGTGTATCTCTGAAGCTTTGCTACCTCAGGATGTGTCTACAGGGGACTAGCTTCAGGAGAAGGGCCTCCACCTGTCCCTATCCAAACATTTTTCTTGCTTGTTCAAACAAGGCCTCTATTAATGCTCTCCCACATTGATTACTTCATCATGGTCTTCTCTATCCGAAGTGGTCTTCCTTTCTGTAAGGCAGCAAGTAAGCAGACTTTATATTATTCGTTTAGTATTCCTTGGGCAGCATCTGGAAGAGCTTGTGGTTAGTGTGTGCATTGTTCTCCACAGACACTCAAGTCAATAGTGTGGCAGTGTGTGCTGGGTCTGGGGTGTCGGTGCTGCGTGGAGCCAGTGCTGACCTGTGGCTTACCGGGGAGATGAGTCACCATGAGGTCTTGGATGCAACACACGGAGGCTCCACCGTCATCCTTGTTGATCACTCCAACTCAGAGCGAGGCTTTCTTAAGGAGCTGCAGCCTACACTACACCAACTCTTTGAGGAGAAAGTAAATGTCCTCATTTCACAGAAGGACAGAGATCCACTTCAGATCATTTAATTTCCAAAAAGTTGATTGATCAATGGATTTCATCACAGGACTCGCATCAGGTATGTCTCGAGTGAGCATGTGTGAagtctacagtagccacaaatGAAGTGAAAAGGTAGCAatgttagttttgtttcagtccTTGGCAGTGTTGCCTTCCATATTCATGCATCAGGCGGCAGTGTACCATAAGTAGTGCAGTGTTGAGGCACCTGCCAGCAGTGTGACAGTGCCAGTAGCCACAGTCACACAGACAGGAATTGCATATGTTCCAATTTGGTAGCCCACcactttgcttgtttttttgtgaTGTATCTTGTATCAATGAATAATGGAACAATCTTTCCCCTGCACATTACTCAAAATGGTCACCttgcagagaaagagaaactatTTGTAGCAGAGGAATTAGTAGTGTCAAAAAAGCAGTCCATCTCATTTTTCGTCTCAAGTGATGAGTTGCAAGAAAAGTCTTAAGAGTAAAGCCCACTCTAGTCTAGTCAAGTCTGACAAATGCTCAGATTTGATTGTGAAGCATTCTCTAACTTGAGccatttgttacttttttttttatccaacaaacttttttttctgctgacaATTGCTTGAGATGTGAAGTATGAGTGCATCTAATAAATAGACTGACACTGCTCTTTTGACATTCCCTTGCCGTTTCTGATTTGGTGTTCCTCTCTTTACAAGGGGATTTGAGCTTTCTCTGCTAAGGATTGTGTTCAATCATTGATCAGAGATAAAAATTTTGCCACAGGAAAACGAGCAATGACAGagtgacagcagcagtagcaccaggTCACCAGTCAAACTAATCAAGTGTCTGTCACAGCCACGTATTGGCACCACAGCAGTATTCTATATGGTTTGATATTTTGGTTTAGAAGGTGAAATACATGCATGCATCTTTTAAGTGGCTGTGCCTTGATGGATGAGAAGTACACAATTTTAGTGCCTAATTTAACTTAATAgatgaagtaaataaaattaaaagtataaaaaatctTATTTACTTTAGCTATAAAATACACAACTACACATTACACTTAACCTCAGTGCTTGGTGAAGCGCTGACACACTGCCActcaacaaaagcaacaaacttTTGTAATACAAGTTTAGGACCATCCAACAGTTCCAAGAGTAGCACTTACTCATTGGCACTTATAAGGCATATTATTCAAACAGTTAAATAGCATCATAGTCACATGCAGCACATCGCAAATCATTCCATGTCACCATTGTTCCATGGAGACTTACATCTGGCAACAGTCATAAGGCTAGTGCATGTACCATATTGTGTACTAAAATAAAACCTTCCATACAGATACAGAACACAGTCGTTCACCGTCACAAGACGGTAACGTGACAGTGTAGAGAGCAGCAGCATTGTTAAAGAGTAATGGAAAGACTTGAGAGGCTACTTCAAAATGCTCTCTTCTTATGGGAAAGGCACATAAATACTTGTATTATTGCATCACTCACAATGATTATCTGAGCTAATATAATGAATTTTATATTACATGCCAACATAATATTGCTTTACAAAACCATGtcaaaagaaatataatcaaataaaaaaataattgcatCATTTTGTCACTACATTAGTTACACAATACAACTTGTAGGAATAAAGACCACTCAATACCAAATGTCAAAACTAAATCAATAAAAGCTTATAAAGCTTTCCTTTGCAAAACTTTAATAAATATCTTCAAAACTAACATTCCCATGAAAATAATGGATGTGAAAATAAGTCGTAAGCAGGATCACctcgagaaaagaaggaatcaaACGTCATCTACGAGCTAGAGTATAAACTTTCTGAGACATGAACTGATGGCTGTCACCCTAACACAGCAGCTCAGACACAAGGAGCAGCCTTGCAACACTCCACAAACACTAAGGTCTTCAGGGCTCAGCTGAAGGGAAAGGCTAGTTGCCATCACATCCCATTAACACTGCCAGTCTACACCAGACCAATCACAGCACATTCCACTACACAGTAAAATGGGAAAATAATTTATACAAAATGTCATACTATGCCACTGGCCACATTTCTGAAGTTCAATGAGTAATAATTTCCTGACAAGTCAGGACGTTTGTACAGTGTCCATAACTACAAAACGGAAAAGCTTATTTTGTGTACATTAAATGTATCTAATTAGTGTTTTGCCTAAATGGTTGTGGACCACTACTAAATATAAAAGCAGTCATTACATCCAGCAAGTATTTCATTAAAACTGATGAGATAAAAAATGCACGTAAGACTAATATGGCAATGAACATGTGTGAGAACACTTGCTGTCAAGCCACATACAGAAACCCTCACCAACTCTGAGCAGCACCCACTCCAGGCCTTTACCCTCATCAAAAACAAATTGGGAAAAAAATACGTAGCACCAAAATGTGTCAGTCTCCTTTGCTTTTCTTGAAGAGACTTGCCTAAACCTTGTGGGCAAAGCATAACATTGTCACCTTTCTGTTCATTTATAGTCATTACACCTTCAGCTGGGAGGTAACAGGTCTCAGTCCATGTCCTCCAGCATtcatacagaggaggaggaatacagccCCGCATTGTTGTAGGGACTGTTGCTGTTGGCGGTCTCGATCTCCTTGGAAAGTTTCACCATGATGTCCCGATAGATGAGAGGGTCGATGTTTGTTGACAGGACGTACAAAATCCACCTGCAACATAGGGAGTGTGTTTAGCTTACTCAATAGGAGTCAGTTCTGTCTATGAAGTCTGtttagagaagaggaagtaatgTTCATCTCTAGCCATGTACCAAATCAATCTTCATGTATAAGTCTTGCTCTTATTTCCCATCCATCTGCTATTTGAAAGTGA
The Portunus trituberculatus isolate SZX2019 chromosome 23, ASM1759143v1, whole genome shotgun sequence genome window above contains:
- the LOC123507803 gene encoding NIF3-like protein 1, producing the protein MLLRRLILPTARTFHCRHYSMELKEIVAVLNRFAAPSLAESWDNVGLLVQPYTQREIKTVLLTNDLSEEVMDEAVQHKADLILSYHPPLFRPFKKITTGWKDRIVACCLEKGIAVYSPHTAYDTLKGGVNDWLLKAFDVGEVTPLQQKDVPLPHSHQVEAALESDAAVQDLIQRVTQEVGEQVTVLKYGTNCMKVLCGERDLPAIVSLTSTNSAAPAKLVVTKLEKVPLVGHGAGRRGSLAEPITVQQAISRVKTHLGLPHLRVALAHGSTLDTQVNSVAVCAGSGVSVLRGASADLWLTGEMSHHEVLDATHGGSTVILVDHSNSERGFLKELQPTLHQLFEEKVNVLISQKDRDPLQII